The genomic DNA TCGTTGACGTTCGTTAAAAAGGCAATCACATCGTGGCGCACCTCCGCTTCAATTGCTGCAATCCGATCGGGGTCGAACTTCGCCTTTGCCTTGATCTCCTCTACCGCTTGGGGGGGGATATAGCCCAATTCCGCCTGCGCTTCACACACAGCAATTTCCACATCCAGCCAGGTCTGGAACTTGTAGGACTCTGTCCAGATTTGCCCCATGGCAGGGAGAGTATAACGATCGATCAACACCGTTTAGGAACGCAACCCTACTATTGTAGCGCCTCTAGGGCTTCCACACAGCGTTCACAGAGAGTGGGATGTTCAGGGAACGTACCAACCTTTACAGAATAGTTCCAGCAGCGGGCGCACTTTTGCCCTTCCGCGTGATCCACACCGATCGTCAACTCCTCTGTGGTCAACTGATGGGGAACAGGGGGCATTTCCTCCACCAAATACACCTGGGAAGTAATGAACAGATAACGCAAATCCTCTGCCACGCTAGATAGAATTGCTTTCAATCCCTCATCCTGTACCTGCAGGAGCACCTTTGCTTCCAAAGAAGAGCCAATCATCTTTTCATTGCGCGCCACCTCCAAAACCTTGTTCACCTCTCCCCGCACATGGAGCAGCTTTGTCCACCGATCGTTTAACTCTGGATTACACCAGGCAGACGGAAACTCATACCAACCACTTTGAAAGACAGACTTAGTGGGAGTAGGGTAAGGATAATACTGCCAAATATCTTCTGCGGTATGACATAGGACAGGGGCAATTCCCTTTGTCACTAATTCCAGGGCTGCTGCTAGGACAGTTTGACAAGCACGACGCAGACGGGACTTGGGCGCACGAATATACAAACGGTCCTTTGCCACATCCAGATAGAAACTAGATAAATCCACCGTACAGAAATTCTGCATCGTCTGGAAGAAGCGATAAAACTGAAAACTGTCGAAGGCATGGGTGATTTCTTGTCCTACTGTATAGATGACATGGAGGAGATACCGATCGATTTCCTCCAGCTCCTCATACTTCACACTATCTTGCTGCGGTTGAAAATCATAGAGATTAGATAGCAAAAACCGTGCCGTATTCCTAATCTTGCGACTGACATCCGCAATCTGGGCAAGAATAGTTTTACCGATCGGTACATCACTAGTGTAATCCACACTAGCTACCCACAAACGCAGGACATCCGCACCGTAGGCAGGCTCTTGCTTCTTATCCTTACCACCGTTAATGATGACCATAGGGTCAATCACATTGCCCAAGGACTTACTCATCTTTTGTCCCTTTTCATCCAAGACGAACCCATGGGTGAGGACAGCCTTGTAGGGAGCCTGGTCGTGCACCGCCACAGAAGTCAACAAAGAAGACTGAAACCAGCCCCGATGTTGGTCAGAACCTTCCAAATACAAATCAGCAGGATAACTCAACTCCGGTCTTTGTTTTGCCACCGCCGCCCAGGAAGACCCCGAATCAAACCACACATCCATGGTGTCCGTCCCCTTGCGATAGCGATCGGCATCTTTTCTGTATTTCTCAGGCAGCAACTCGGCTACCGAGAGTTCCCACCAGGCATCCGACCCCCGCTCCCGAAAGATGTTTTGAATATGAGCGATCGTCTCTTCATTTAACAGATACTCTTCCGTCTCCTTGTCATAAAAGACAGGAATGGGCACACCCCAAGCCCGCTGGCGGGAAATACACCAATCCGATCGCTCCTGCACCATAGCCGTAATGCGGTTTTCACCTACAGGAGGAATCCATTTCACTCCTTTGATTGCTCTTAATGCCTGCTCCCTAAACCCATCCACAGAAGCAAACCACTGTTTTGTGGCTCTTAGGATTACTGGTTTTTTCGTCCGCCAGTCATAGGGATACTTGTGCACATAGGGTTCTTCTTTCAATAAAACTCCCTTCTCCTGCAGAGCAGCAATCACCGCTCGGTTACCATCCCCCAACACCGCCAAACCCGCAAACTGCCCTGCCTCCGCCGTAAACACCCCATAGTCATCCACCGGCGACAGCACCCCCAAGTGATACTTGTTCCCCACCACAAAGTCATCCTGCCCATGCCCAGGGGCTGTATGCACCAAACCCGTCCCCGACTCCGCCGTCACGTGATTACCGCAGATAATGGGACTCGATCGGTCAAACAGGGGATGCCGACAAATTATTCCCTCCAAATCCTTCCCTACAAACTGGCAGACAACCGCTAAAGACCGTTCTAACTTCTGTTGCAAACTGGTCAACAAGTCCGTGGCCAGGATGAGATAGCGCTCCCCCTCCGCCACCAAACTGTAAGAAAGACTAGGATTGACAGAGATAGCCAAATTGGCAGGAATTGTCCAGGGAGTAGTCGTCCAAATAACAGCATAGGCAGGTTTATCTGTCGGTAACAGCCCCCGTTCATCCTTCACCACAGGAAAAGCCACATAGATACTGGGGGAAGTGTGACCTTCAGGGTATTCCAACTCCGCTTCCGCCAAAGCCGTCTGTGAACTAGGCGACCAATAGACAGGCTTCAAACCCCGATAGATATAGCCCTTGAGCACCATCGCCCCGAACACACCAATTTGGGCAGCCTCATACTCAGGAGTCAAGGTGAGATAGGGATTTTCGTAATCCCCCCACACCCCCCAGCGCTTAAAGCCTGCCGCCTGCTCTGCCACCGTACTTAAGGCAAATTCCTTCGCTTTTTGTCTGATCTGTAGGGGAGTTAATTTCTTTCTCTCCTCTGGCTTGATATTTTGCAAAACCTTCAACTCGATCGGTAGCCCATGACAATCCCAACCCAAGACATAGTTGACCTTACGCCTTCGCAAGATATGATAGCGATTGATAATATCTTTCAAAATCTTATTGAGAGCATGACCCATGTGCAGACTACCATTAGCGTAGGGCGGTCCGTCATGGAGGACAAACTTTTCCCCTGGGTTGGAGCTAGCCAGACTTTCATAGATACGATGTTCTTGCCAGAACTGTTGAATTTGGGGCTCCCGCTCCACGGCATTAGCCCGCATGGGGAATTCTGTCTGAGGCAAATTAACCGTATCTTTGTAGTCGTGGGTAGTAGTCATGGGTAGTCTTTGGCCACTGTTAAGGAATTATGTCTGATTGTACAGGAGATTGCCATTCTTTAGGCAGGAATCGATCGGAGTAGCTGGCGGGTATATTCCGCTTGGGGTTGTTGATAGATTTGGTCAGCTAAGCCCTGTTCTACAATCCTGCCGCCGCACATAACCACCATCCGATCGCTCATGAATTTCACCACACTCAAATCATGGGAGATGAAAATATAGGTGAGCTGGAATTCTTTTTGCAGAGACTTTAACAGATTCAGGACTTGGGCTTGCACTGATACATCCAGCGCCGAAACAGCCTCATCAGCAATGACCAAGCTTGGGCGGAGAATCAAAGCCCTGGCGATGGAAATCCGTTGTTTCTGTCCCCCTGAAAAGGCATGGGGATAGCGGGACATAGCGTCTGCATCTAGTCCTACCTTGCGTAATAATTCAACTACTGCTCCTCTTCTTTCCTCCCTTGTGCGATAAACACCATGGATGATTAAGGGTTCTTCCAGGGCAGCCCCGATCGTCATTTTGGGATTGAGGGAACCCACCGGGTCTTGAAAGACCATCTGCATCTGTCTTCTTACCGATCGGGGTCTGGATTTACCTAGTAGCTGATTTTGAAAAATGATCTTGCCCCGTTGGGGAGAAATAAGACCGACGATCGCCCTTGCTAGAGTTGTCTTACCGCTGCCTGATTCCCCTACAATCCCCAGAGTTTCCCCAGGGAAAACCTCAAAGCCCACATCTTCCAGAGCATAGGTTTGTTTTATGTAACTAACACTCAGTCCTTCCACCTGCAGGAGGGGAGCAATTCCTGCTGGCATCTCATAGGCAGGCGCAGGCACACCGAGCAAAGGATTATCGGGTATTTTGGGAATAATTTTGCCGTCGGCTGTTTCTGTCATATAGTCCTGCACAGTTGGTAAATACAGAAGACGCAGATGGGGACGGGGACGACAGGCGAGCAGACCCCTAGTGTAAGGATGGCGAGGTTTATTAAACACTTCTTGGGTTGTGCCACTCTCTACACAACGACCGCGGTACATAACCACCAATTTATCACTCACTTGTTTCACCACACCCAGGTCATGGCTAATGAAGATCAAAGACATCGATCGGGAACGGCGTAGATTATTCAGCAATTCCAAGATCGTTGCTTGCACAGTCACATCCAAGGCAGTAGTGGGTTCATCGGCAATCAAGAGGTCAGGATTACCCGCCAAAGCCATGGCAATCATCACTCGCTGTACTTGACCACCAGAAATCTGGTGAGGATAACGTTTAGCAAAACTAGCAGGCAACTGCACTTCTTGTAAGAGAGAAATTACCTGCTCTTCTGCCTGTCTAGCAGTTACATTTTGGTGCTGTAAAATTGCCTCTCTAATCTGATAACCACAAGTAAATAGGGGATTGAGAGAACTCATTGGCTCTTGAAAGATCATCCCGATTCTCTTGCCCCGATAGTTTTCCTTGGCGGTCAAAAGATTGGTCCCATCCAACTCTATGCTACCTGCCACTACTTTTCCATTAGCTGGCAGCAGTCCCATAATTGCTAGTGCTGTTGCGGACTTACCAGACCCCGATTCCCCCACAATTCCCAGGGATTCCCCCCGATCGAGGCTGAAAGACAAATCCTGGACAACTGTTTTGCCATCAAAGGCAATGGCAAGATTTTGTACGTCTAGAAGCATAGAGCTGGCTAAAATGTGATAGGATTTGACTATGTTATTGTAGCCAATTATGACCCCTGAAACAGAGCAGAGGATTATAGATACCCTCGATCGGTTGGTTCGCACGGTCGACCAATTGACAGCAAGAGTTGACAATCTAACTACGAGAGTTGACCAACTAACTGCAGAAGTTAGTTCCCAACGCCAGGAGTTAGAAACTCAGCGGGCGGAATTACGAGTGCAGGAAGAACGCTTGACGCGCGTGGAAGATAGACTAACCCGTGTAGAAACTGACCTAGGGGAATTGATTAATGAAGTAAGGAGGTGGAACGAGCGTATAGAAACATACCAGAAGGGCTCAGACAAACTAGTGAATTTAGCCTCCAGTCTGATTGTGGGTGCTTGTGTAGCAATTATTGCAGGCGTCGTATTGGCGATCGTAAGAGGGATGTAGAAATGAAGGCAGAGACAACCACAGTTACTTATCAGGGGAAGTTTTTGGGGTTCACAACCCTCGATGGTTACAAACTGAAATACTTTCGCTTACTAACAGACAAGGGTGAATACATTATTAAAATTCCCAAGGAAGAGCGACTGCACTACTACAAGACCTTGCAGGTGGGTGATGATGTGGTTACCACTGTCACGGAATGTTTTGATTGGAAGAAGGGGATCACAAAGAGGAAAGCGATCGAGATTGACAAACAGCAAACTACTACAGCTGACACGGAAGACAGGAAAACAAAGGTAGCTATCAAAGTATTAGTGTGTCAGGAATGCAAGGGCAGCAATCAATTGATAGGAGAACTGCAAAGACAGCTAGGGACTGCAGTGACAATCAAGCCGACCGGCTGTATGAAACGATGTAAAACTGGTCCCAATGCAACAGTTATGCCCCTTAAGCAGTCATTTACTAATGTGCAAGATGTCACACCGATCGTCAACCTTATCAACGAAAGTTTACAGTAGAGAGGCAAGCAGTGAGTCTACGTTTATTCAATAGTCTGACAAGGCAGAAGGAGGAATTTGTCCCCCTAGAGCCGGGGAAGGTGAAGATGTATGTCTGCGGGGTAACGGTGTATGACTTTTGCCATCTTGGTCATGCCCGTGCCTATGTAGTTTGGGATGTTGTAAGGAGGTACTTGGAGTTTTCCGGTTATCAGGTCTGCTATGTGCAAAACATTACTGACATAGATGACAAAATTATTAAGCGAGCACAGACAGAAGGAGTCGTTCGGCGAGGCTCACGAGCCGTGGATTTTACAGAGATAACCGATCGTTACATCCAAGCCTACAACGAGGACATGGCAAAGTTAAACATAAAGCCTGCCGATCGTTATCCCCGTGCCACAGAACATATACCCCAGATGATCGAGCTGATTCAGTCTCTTATAGAAAAAGACATTGCCTACGAAGCTGGTGGAGATGTCTATTATGCAGTCCAGAAATTCCCTAGCTATGGCAAGTTATCCCATCGCACATTGGACAGTATGCAAGCTGGTGCTAGTGGCAGAGTGGAGGATGAGCCTCTGAAACGTTACCCCTTCGATTTCGCCCTCTGGAAATTAGCTAAACCTGGTGAACCTTTTTGGGAGTCTCCCTGGGGCAAAGGTAGACCGGGCTGGCATATCGAGTGCTCAGCTATGGTAAAGAGCTGTTTAGGAGAAACGATCGATATTCACGCAGGGGGAGCAGACTTACAATTTCCCCACCACGAAAACGAAATTGCTCAATCGGAGGCAGCTACAGGTGCTCCCCTGGCTAAATACTGGATGCACAACGGTTTTGTCAACATCAGTGGCGAAAAGATGTCCAAATCCCTAGGCAACTTCAAAACTATCCGCTCCCTGCTGGAATACTATCATCCCATGGCTTTGCGGTTGTTCATCTTGCAGGCCCACTACAGACAACCGATCGATTTCACGGAAGAAGCGATAGCTAGTGCGAGTAAGTCCTGGCAGTTGTTGGCAGGGGGGCTAACCTTTGCCGATGATTTTCCTACGTTAGTGGACGAAGAAGACCAACCACTTAATCAGACTTACTTAGCAGAATTTCAATCGGCTATGGATGATGACTTCAACACACCAATGGCACTATCTGTTGTCTTTGACTTGGCTAAGACCTTGAAGAAAGAGAGAAACCTAGTCACCCATGGTAGCCAACCGCACTATGACCAGAAGGAGCTGAAATCAATTTGGCAGACGTTTTATACTCTCTGTGATGTCCTTGGTCTGGCACCGCCCCCTCAGATCAGAGACTACATACCACCCCAGCAACCGACTTCGGCCAGCTTCGTTGAGCCGATTGATAAGCACAAACAGCTAGGAATTACAGAAGAAACGATCGAACAATTGATTGCCCAGCGCAGAGAAGCGAAAAAACAGAAAAATTATCAGGAAGCTGATCGAATTAGAAATGAGCTACGGGAGAAGGGAATTGAGCTGATCGACCTACCCGGGGGAGTGACGAAGTGGAAATACAAAGACTAGGGTACTAGCTTTAGGAACTTCTTCCTTCCTACCTGCAGAACTTTATTAGCTAATTCCTCTGGTGTTTGCCAGGTATAGTGGGGGTCAGTCATTTTCTCTCCGTCTATTCTAACTGCACCGTTACCTATTTGATTGTGAGCTTCATTGTTGCTCTTACATAAACCCGTAGCTTTCAAAAGGTAGAACAGAGGCATAGGGAATTTGAGGTCTCCCAGAGAAAACTCAGGTACAGACTCTAAATTAGCTGTGCTACCTTGTAGGACAATTTTTTCCGCATCCTGCTGTGCCTGCAAAGCCCGATCGCGTCCGTGGTAGATACTGACAATTTCCAATGCCAAGCGTTTTTGTTTCTGCCTGGGGTCAGGGGGAAGAGTGTGGGGGTCAATATCTGTCAATAACTCAAAGTAGCTGTCCACCAAGTGATCGGGGACTTTCTCCAACTTGGAATACATAGAGAGGGGGTCTTCCGTCAAACCGACATAGTTATCTGCCGATTTGGACATCTTCTTTTCCCCATCTAACCCCACTAACAAAGGCAACAGCAGCCCAAACTGCCCCCCCTGACCATTCTTAGTCTGCAAATCTCTACCCACTAAAATGTTAAATTTCTGGTCTGTTCCCCCCAATTCAATGTCCGACTGCACAACAACAGAATCATACCCCTGTAACAAAGGATAAAGAAATTCATGGAGATAAATAGGTGTACCCTGTCTATATCTTTCCCCAAAATCTTCTTTCGCTAGCATCTGTCCTACTGTCATACTCGCTAAAAGATTAATCACAACCGACAGGTCAAGACTGGCTAACCACTCGCTGTTAAATCTGACTTCTAACCTGCCTGGAGTAGTAAAATCCAAAATCCTACTTGCCTGTTCAAAATAAGTCTTAGCGTTATATTCCACCTCTTCTTTGCTCAACCGCGGACGCATTTCTGACTTGCCTGTGGGGTCGCCAATCTGGGCAGTAAAATCACCAATAATCAAAACTGCTGTGTGACCTGCATTCTGAAATTGCCGCATCTTGTTGAGTACCACCGCATGCCCTAGATGTAAATCTGGTCTTGTTGGGTCAATTCCTAACTTGACGCGTAAAGGACGATCGGGATGGGCAAGACGATCCCTTAATTCCTGGGTGCCACTGCTAGGAAAAATCTCTGCCACTCCGTGTTGTAAAAGTCTATCAATTTCCCCTACACTTAGCATAAATACACTGCATCACTTGTCTTTGGTTTGCAAACTAGTCGATTACATTATCATACTTGCCACCTGCCGTAAACCTGACGGTAGCGGGGTTTCAGCTACTTAATCTTGCTTCTGGTGTAGTTAAATCCCAGGGAAAGTGTGTCTATCCCTGGGGTGTTGCTCAGAAGAAGTCAGTGGTTTTAGACTAGCAGAGTATAGCAATATGCTAAATTTAACTCCAGAGCCGCGGAGCTTCATCATTTTAGCATGAGGTAAATGACAATGCTGAGCCAACCGATCGAGCGAGAATATGTCACCCATACGCCAGGCGAACGACGCAGGATCAAGGCGGCTATCAGCTTGTGTGTGGTTTACGGCTGTGTGGGCGTACTGCACAGTGTACCCTTGGGACGGCAATGTGTGTGGGGCTTGGGCATTGTCATTTTTATACAGGCGCTGCGGTTGATTTTCTGTCGCTTACGACGGGCGGGGGCTATTCCTAATAATTATCAACCTAGTGTTTCTCTCCTGGTAGCAGCCAAGAACGAGGAAACAGTGATTGAGCGTCTGGTAGAGCAGCTAACCCAGATTGACTATACTCCCCTGGAAGTATGGGTGGTCAATGATGCCAGCACCGATCGGACAGGAGAGATTTTGCAACAACTGCAGGAGTCTTTACCACAATTAAAGGTGCTTAACCGAGCA from Pseudanabaenaceae cyanobacterium SKYG29 includes the following:
- a CDS encoding ABC transporter ATP-binding protein; the encoded protein is MLLDVQNLAIAFDGKTVVQDLSFSLDRGESLGIVGESGSGKSATALAIMGLLPANGKVVAGSIELDGTNLLTAKENYRGKRIGMIFQEPMSSLNPLFTCGYQIREAILQHQNVTARQAEEQVISLLQEVQLPASFAKRYPHQISGGQVQRVMIAMALAGNPDLLIADEPTTALDVTVQATILELLNNLRRSRSMSLIFISHDLGVVKQVSDKLVVMYRGRCVESGTTQEVFNKPRHPYTRGLLACRPRPHLRLLYLPTVQDYMTETADGKIIPKIPDNPLLGVPAPAYEMPAGIAPLLQVEGLSVSYIKQTYALEDVGFEVFPGETLGIVGESGSGKTTLARAIVGLISPQRGKIIFQNQLLGKSRPRSVRRQMQMVFQDPVGSLNPKMTIGAALEEPLIIHGVYRTREERRGAVVELLRKVGLDADAMSRYPHAFSGGQKQRISIARALILRPSLVIADEAVSALDVSVQAQVLNLLKSLQKEFQLTYIFISHDLSVVKFMSDRMVVMCGGRIVEQGLADQIYQQPQAEYTRQLLRSIPA
- a CDS encoding DUF3450 domain-containing protein; the protein is MTPETEQRIIDTLDRLVRTVDQLTARVDNLTTRVDQLTAEVSSQRQELETQRAELRVQEERLTRVEDRLTRVETDLGELINEVRRWNERIETYQKGSDKLVNLASSLIVGACVAIIAGVVLAIVRGM
- the cysS gene encoding cysteine--tRNA ligase, giving the protein MSLRLFNSLTRQKEEFVPLEPGKVKMYVCGVTVYDFCHLGHARAYVVWDVVRRYLEFSGYQVCYVQNITDIDDKIIKRAQTEGVVRRGSRAVDFTEITDRYIQAYNEDMAKLNIKPADRYPRATEHIPQMIELIQSLIEKDIAYEAGGDVYYAVQKFPSYGKLSHRTLDSMQAGASGRVEDEPLKRYPFDFALWKLAKPGEPFWESPWGKGRPGWHIECSAMVKSCLGETIDIHAGGADLQFPHHENEIAQSEAATGAPLAKYWMHNGFVNISGEKMSKSLGNFKTIRSLLEYYHPMALRLFILQAHYRQPIDFTEEAIASASKSWQLLAGGLTFADDFPTLVDEEDQPLNQTYLAEFQSAMDDDFNTPMALSVVFDLAKTLKKERNLVTHGSQPHYDQKELKSIWQTFYTLCDVLGLAPPPQIRDYIPPQQPTSASFVEPIDKHKQLGITEETIEQLIAQRREAKKQKNYQEADRIRNELREKGIELIDLPGGVTKWKYKD
- the tyrS gene encoding tyrosine--tRNA ligase; translated protein: MLSVGEIDRLLQHGVAEIFPSSGTQELRDRLAHPDRPLRVKLGIDPTRPDLHLGHAVVLNKMRQFQNAGHTAVLIIGDFTAQIGDPTGKSEMRPRLSKEEVEYNAKTYFEQASRILDFTTPGRLEVRFNSEWLASLDLSVVINLLASMTVGQMLAKEDFGERYRQGTPIYLHEFLYPLLQGYDSVVVQSDIELGGTDQKFNILVGRDLQTKNGQGGQFGLLLPLLVGLDGEKKMSKSADNYVGLTEDPLSMYSKLEKVPDHLVDSYFELLTDIDPHTLPPDPRQKQKRLALEIVSIYHGRDRALQAQQDAEKIVLQGSTANLESVPEFSLGDLKFPMPLFYLLKATGLCKSNNEAHNQIGNGAVRIDGEKMTDPHYTWQTPEELANKVLQVGRKKFLKLVP
- the ileS gene encoding isoleucine--tRNA ligase, translating into MTTTHDYKDTVNLPQTEFPMRANAVEREPQIQQFWQEHRIYESLASSNPGEKFVLHDGPPYANGSLHMGHALNKILKDIINRYHILRRRKVNYVLGWDCHGLPIELKVLQNIKPEERKKLTPLQIRQKAKEFALSTVAEQAAGFKRWGVWGDYENPYLTLTPEYEAAQIGVFGAMVLKGYIYRGLKPVYWSPSSQTALAEAELEYPEGHTSPSIYVAFPVVKDERGLLPTDKPAYAVIWTTTPWTIPANLAISVNPSLSYSLVAEGERYLILATDLLTSLQQKLERSLAVVCQFVGKDLEGIICRHPLFDRSSPIICGNHVTAESGTGLVHTAPGHGQDDFVVGNKYHLGVLSPVDDYGVFTAEAGQFAGLAVLGDGNRAVIAALQEKGVLLKEEPYVHKYPYDWRTKKPVILRATKQWFASVDGFREQALRAIKGVKWIPPVGENRITAMVQERSDWCISRQRAWGVPIPVFYDKETEEYLLNEETIAHIQNIFRERGSDAWWELSVAELLPEKYRKDADRYRKGTDTMDVWFDSGSSWAAVAKQRPELSYPADLYLEGSDQHRGWFQSSLLTSVAVHDQAPYKAVLTHGFVLDEKGQKMSKSLGNVIDPMVIINGGKDKKQEPAYGADVLRLWVASVDYTSDVPIGKTILAQIADVSRKIRNTARFLLSNLYDFQPQQDSVKYEELEEIDRYLLHVIYTVGQEITHAFDSFQFYRFFQTMQNFCTVDLSSFYLDVAKDRLYIRAPKSRLRRACQTVLAAALELVTKGIAPVLCHTAEDIWQYYPYPTPTKSVFQSGWYEFPSAWCNPELNDRWTKLLHVRGEVNKVLEVARNEKMIGSSLEAKVLLQVQDEGLKAILSSVAEDLRYLFITSQVYLVEEMPPVPHQLTTEELTIGVDHAEGQKCARCWNYSVKVGTFPEHPTLCERCVEALEALQ
- a CDS encoding (2Fe-2S) ferredoxin domain-containing protein; the encoded protein is MKAETTTVTYQGKFLGFTTLDGYKLKYFRLLTDKGEYIIKIPKEERLHYYKTLQVGDDVVTTVTECFDWKKGITKRKAIEIDKQQTTTADTEDRKTKVAIKVLVCQECKGSNQLIGELQRQLGTAVTIKPTGCMKRCKTGPNATVMPLKQSFTNVQDVTPIVNLINESLQ